The following coding sequences are from one Deltaproteobacteria bacterium window:
- a CDS encoding vitamin B12-dependent ribonucleotide reductase: protein MQITRRFTVEGRSPYDDFNFVARRSEIRDPSGELVFEADGVLVPDHWSQVAVDILAQKYLRKAGVPAAVRTVMERSVPAWLRRRVPDEKAIAKLSAEAREGREHDARQTFDRLAGCWTYWGWKHGYFDTEKDASAFHDELRWMLARQMVAPNSPQWFNTGLHWAYGIDGPAQGHYYADPKTGELKKSRSAYEHPQPHACFIQSVADDLVGEGGIMDLWTREARLFKYGSGTGTNFSALRGEGEPLSGGGRSSGLMSFLKIGDRAAGAIKSGGTTRRAAKMVCLDLDHPDIEHFIDWKIREEQKVAALVAGSKACSLHLSQIMAACHTDTVEGDARFDPEENEVLAGAIKLAKAAFVAPSYIQRCLQLARQGFTSIIFPTFDTDWESEAYATVAGQNSNNSVRVPDEFMKAVLDDGEWELLRRTDGKVAKRVHARDLWERIATAAWGSADPGVQFDGTINAWHTCPTDGRIRASNPCSEYMFLDDTACNLASVNLMTLLRGDQENPFDIGGFTHAIQIWTVVLEVSVLMAQYPSKEIAQRSYEYRTLGLGFANLGAMLMRLGIPYDSREGRAWCGAISSILTGHAYATSARMAAEHGPFPRYERNAAEVLRVLKNHKRAAYDAPVDAYEDLEVTPVGLDAGACPDSLTKAARSAWDLAVDLATEHGVRNAQTTVIAPTGTIGLLMDCDTTGIEPDFALVKFKKLAGGGYFKIINQSVPAALARLGYDPREVDAIVAYVKGAGSLKGAPGVNHEALKERGFQESDLRKVDQAVASAFDLSFAFNRWTLGDELLKERLDIDAETFTAPDFDLLSYLGFTPDEVRRASDYACGTMTIEGAPHVKEEHLPVFDCANRCGRYGTRFIAAEAHIRMMAAAQPFISGAISKTINMPAEATVEEVKDAYLLSWRLGLKAMALYRDGSKLSQPLSATWAVDDDDEVPVPSRAAPQEAAERIILRYLAHRRRLPDRRRGYTQKAVVGGHKVYLRTGEYDDGTLGEIFIDMHKEGAAFRSLMNSFAVALSLGLQYGVPLEEFVDAFVFSRFEPNGMVQGNDRIKMATSVIDYIFRELAVSYLGRHELAHVQADDLRHDAMHRPEEPEYEDEEVYERMADAPSELHFEFQEQHQAEVASVGFLRTAVGGGGAVSRGSARLTPMSGGGGRSKAGRGSSRKAAKRDLDKISMAKAQGYEGEACGDCGQMTMVRNGTCLKCVSCGSTSGCS from the coding sequence ATGCAGATCACCCGCCGCTTCACTGTCGAAGGTCGCTCGCCCTACGACGACTTCAACTTCGTCGCCCGCCGCTCCGAGATCCGTGATCCCTCCGGGGAGCTGGTCTTCGAGGCCGATGGTGTCCTGGTGCCGGACCACTGGTCGCAGGTCGCCGTGGACATCCTGGCGCAGAAGTACCTGCGCAAGGCCGGCGTGCCAGCGGCCGTCCGCACCGTGATGGAGCGCTCCGTCCCGGCGTGGCTGCGCCGCCGCGTGCCCGACGAGAAGGCCATCGCCAAGCTCTCCGCCGAGGCCCGGGAGGGGCGCGAGCACGACGCCCGCCAGACCTTCGACCGGCTGGCCGGCTGCTGGACCTACTGGGGCTGGAAGCACGGCTACTTCGACACCGAGAAGGACGCCTCGGCCTTCCACGACGAGCTGCGCTGGATGCTGGCCCGCCAGATGGTGGCCCCCAACAGCCCGCAGTGGTTCAACACCGGCCTCCACTGGGCCTATGGCATCGACGGCCCGGCCCAGGGCCACTACTACGCCGATCCCAAGACCGGCGAGCTGAAGAAGTCCCGGAGCGCCTACGAGCACCCGCAGCCCCACGCCTGCTTCATCCAGTCCGTCGCGGACGACCTGGTGGGCGAGGGCGGCATCATGGACCTCTGGACCCGGGAGGCCCGCCTCTTCAAGTACGGCTCGGGCACCGGCACCAACTTCTCGGCGCTGCGCGGCGAGGGGGAGCCCCTCTCCGGCGGCGGCCGCTCCAGCGGCCTGATGAGCTTCCTGAAGATCGGCGACCGGGCCGCCGGCGCCATCAAGTCGGGCGGCACCACCCGCCGGGCGGCCAAGATGGTCTGCCTCGATCTCGATCACCCCGACATCGAGCACTTCATCGACTGGAAGATCCGCGAGGAGCAGAAGGTGGCCGCCCTGGTGGCCGGCAGCAAGGCCTGCAGCCTCCACCTCTCCCAGATCATGGCGGCCTGCCACACCGACACCGTCGAGGGCGACGCCCGCTTCGACCCGGAGGAGAACGAGGTCCTCGCCGGCGCCATCAAGCTGGCGAAGGCGGCCTTCGTGGCGCCCTCCTACATCCAGCGCTGCCTCCAGCTGGCCCGCCAGGGCTTCACCTCCATCATCTTCCCCACCTTCGACACCGACTGGGAGTCCGAGGCCTACGCCACCGTGGCCGGCCAGAACTCCAACAACTCGGTGCGGGTGCCCGACGAGTTCATGAAGGCCGTCCTGGACGACGGCGAGTGGGAGCTGCTGCGCCGCACCGACGGCAAGGTGGCCAAGCGCGTCCACGCCCGGGACCTCTGGGAGCGGATCGCCACCGCGGCCTGGGGCAGCGCGGACCCCGGCGTGCAGTTCGACGGCACGATCAACGCCTGGCACACCTGCCCCACCGACGGGCGGATCCGGGCGAGCAACCCCTGCTCCGAGTACATGTTCCTCGACGACACGGCCTGCAACCTGGCGTCGGTGAACCTGATGACCCTCCTGCGGGGCGACCAGGAGAACCCCTTCGACATCGGTGGGTTCACCCACGCCATCCAGATCTGGACGGTGGTCCTCGAGGTCAGCGTCCTGATGGCGCAGTACCCCAGCAAGGAGATCGCCCAGCGCTCCTACGAGTACCGGACCCTCGGCCTCGGCTTCGCCAACCTCGGCGCCATGCTGATGCGCCTGGGCATCCCCTACGACAGCCGCGAGGGCCGGGCCTGGTGCGGGGCGATCTCCTCGATCCTCACCGGTCACGCCTACGCCACCAGCGCCCGGATGGCGGCCGAGCACGGGCCCTTCCCGCGCTACGAGCGCAACGCCGCGGAGGTCCTGCGGGTCCTCAAGAACCACAAGCGGGCGGCCTACGACGCCCCGGTGGACGCCTACGAGGACCTCGAGGTCACCCCGGTGGGCCTCGACGCCGGCGCCTGCCCGGACAGCCTGACCAAGGCCGCCCGCAGCGCCTGGGACCTGGCCGTCGATCTGGCCACCGAGCACGGCGTGCGCAACGCCCAGACCACGGTCATCGCCCCCACGGGGACCATCGGTCTGCTGATGGACTGCGACACCACCGGCATCGAGCCGGACTTCGCCCTGGTGAAGTTCAAGAAGCTGGCCGGCGGCGGCTACTTCAAGATCATCAACCAGTCGGTGCCCGCGGCCCTCGCCCGCCTGGGCTACGACCCCCGCGAGGTCGACGCCATCGTCGCCTACGTGAAGGGCGCCGGCTCCCTGAAGGGCGCCCCCGGCGTGAACCACGAGGCCCTCAAGGAGCGAGGCTTCCAGGAGAGCGACCTGCGCAAGGTGGATCAGGCCGTGGCCTCGGCCTTCGATCTCTCCTTCGCCTTCAACCGCTGGACCCTGGGTGACGAGCTCCTCAAGGAGCGGCTGGACATCGACGCCGAGACCTTCACGGCCCCGGACTTCGACCTCCTCTCCTACCTGGGCTTCACCCCCGACGAGGTGCGCCGGGCCTCCGACTACGCCTGCGGCACGATGACCATCGAGGGCGCGCCGCACGTGAAGGAGGAGCACCTGCCGGTCTTCGACTGCGCCAACCGCTGCGGCCGCTACGGCACGCGCTTCATCGCGGCCGAGGCGCACATCCGGATGATGGCGGCGGCCCAGCCCTTCATCTCCGGCGCCATCTCCAAGACCATCAACATGCCCGCCGAGGCCACCGTCGAGGAGGTCAAGGACGCCTACCTCCTCTCCTGGCGTCTGGGCCTGAAGGCGATGGCCCTCTACCGGGACGGCTCGAAGCTCTCCCAGCCCCTCTCGGCGACCTGGGCCGTCGATGACGATGACGAGGTCCCCGTGCCCTCGCGGGCCGCGCCCCAGGAGGCCGCCGAGCGGATCATCCTGCGCTACCTGGCGCACCGCCGGCGCCTGCCGGACCGCCGCCGGGGCTACACCCAGAAGGCGGTGGTCGGCGGCCACAAGGTCTACCTGCGGACCGGCGAGTACGACGACGGCACCCTCGGCGAGATCTTCATCGACATGCACAAGGAGGGCGCCGCCTTCCGCTCGCTGATGAACTCCTTCGCCGTGGCGCTCTCCCTGGGCCTGCAGTACGGCGTGCCCCTCGAGGAGTTCGTCGACGCCTTCGTCTTCTCCCGCTTCGAGCCCAACGGCATGGTGCAGGGCAACGACCGGATCAAGATGGCCACCTCGGTCATCGACTACATCTTCCGGGAGCTGGCCGTCTCCTACCTGGGCCGCCACGAGCTGGCCCACGTCCAGGCCGACGACCTGCGGCACGACGCCATGCACCGCCCCGAGGAGCCCGAGTACGAGGACGAGGAGGTCTACGAGCGCATGGCCGATGCCCCCTCCGAGCTGCACTTCGAGTTTCAGGAGCAGCACCAGGCTGAGGTCGCCAGCGTCGGCTTCCTGCGCACCGCAGTCGGCGGCGGCGGCGCCGTCTCCCGGGGCTCGGCCCGCCTCACCCCCATGAGCGGGGGCGGGGGCCGCAGCAAGGCGGGCCGGGGCTCCTCCCGGAAGGCCGCCAAGCGGGATCTGGACAAGATCTCCATGGCCAAGGCCCAGGGCTACGAGGGTGAGGCCTGCGGTGACTGCGGTCAGATGACCATGGTCCGCAACGGCACCTGCCTGAAGTGCGTCAGCTGCGGATCGACCTCCGGCTGCAGCTAG
- the thrC gene encoding threonine synthase yields the protein MPSSFHAEFRCLQGCPEGRHPLDEIVYRCPACGGLLEVVHDLEALKTVEAGAWRERFERRLISAVPWERSGVWARREWVHPLLEDEDLVTLGEGSTPLVESPRLAEEEGLSHLWVKQCGTSHTGSFKDLGMTVLVSAVKAMVRAGKPIRAVACASTGDTSAALAAYAAAAGIPAVVFLPAGKISTAQLLQPLAHGAKVLALETDFDGCMTIVQAITRDAGIYLANSMNSLRVEGQKTVALEIVQQLGGRVPDWVVIPGGNLGNVSALVAGFELLRALGLTEAMPRVCVAQAEAANPLYLASQRGWDFEAVVAGETAASAIRIGNPVSFPKAVRALEAVDGIVRQASEAQLSEAAARADRAGLFLDPHTGVALAAVEQLRAEETIARDAEVVVVSTAHALKFSEHKAAYHEGRLPHGASREPNQPVAVEATTDAVRGLLDRLL from the coding sequence ATGCCCTCGAGCTTCCACGCCGAGTTCCGCTGCCTGCAGGGCTGCCCGGAGGGCAGGCACCCCCTCGACGAGATCGTCTACCGCTGCCCGGCCTGCGGCGGCCTGCTGGAGGTGGTCCACGATCTCGAGGCCCTCAAGACCGTCGAGGCGGGCGCGTGGCGCGAGCGCTTCGAGCGCCGCCTGATCTCCGCGGTGCCCTGGGAGCGCTCGGGGGTCTGGGCCCGCCGGGAGTGGGTGCACCCGCTGCTCGAGGACGAGGATCTGGTGACCCTGGGGGAGGGGAGCACGCCCCTGGTCGAGAGCCCCCGCCTGGCCGAAGAGGAGGGGCTCTCCCACCTCTGGGTGAAGCAGTGCGGCACCTCTCACACCGGCAGCTTCAAGGACCTGGGCATGACGGTCCTGGTCTCGGCGGTGAAGGCGATGGTGCGGGCGGGCAAGCCCATCCGGGCGGTGGCCTGCGCCTCGACCGGGGACACCTCCGCGGCGCTGGCCGCCTACGCCGCGGCGGCCGGCATCCCGGCGGTGGTCTTCCTGCCGGCCGGCAAGATCAGCACCGCCCAGCTCCTCCAGCCCCTGGCCCACGGGGCGAAGGTGCTGGCCCTCGAGACCGACTTCGACGGCTGCATGACCATCGTGCAGGCCATCACCCGGGACGCGGGGATCTACCTGGCCAACTCCATGAACAGCCTGCGGGTCGAGGGGCAGAAGACCGTCGCCCTGGAGATCGTCCAGCAGCTGGGAGGGAGGGTGCCCGACTGGGTGGTCATCCCCGGGGGGAACCTGGGCAACGTGTCGGCCCTGGTGGCGGGCTTCGAGCTGCTGCGGGCGCTGGGCCTCACGGAGGCGATGCCCCGGGTCTGCGTCGCCCAGGCCGAGGCCGCCAACCCCCTCTACCTCGCCAGCCAGCGGGGCTGGGACTTCGAGGCGGTGGTCGCGGGTGAGACCGCCGCCAGCGCGATCCGGATCGGCAACCCCGTCTCCTTCCCGAAGGCGGTGCGGGCGCTCGAGGCGGTGGACGGCATCGTGCGCCAGGCCTCCGAGGCGCAGCTCTCGGAGGCGGCGGCCCGCGCGGATCGGGCGGGGCTCTTCCTCGACCCCCACACCGGCGTCGCGCTCGCCGCGGTGGAGCAGCTCCGCGCCGAGGAGACCATCGCCCGGGACGCCGAGGTGGTGGTCGTGAGCACGGCCCACGCCCTGAAGTTCTCCGAGCACAAGGCGGCCTACCACGAGGGCCGCCTGCCCCACGGCGCGTCGCGCGAGCCCAACCAGCCGGTGGCGGTCGAGGCCACCACCGACGCGGTCCGCGGGCTGCTCGATCGCCTCCTCTGA
- a CDS encoding rhomboid family intramembrane serine protease yields the protein MPPEARQDPPPGAPPPRHLSLTERARLGPVTTAVALFCAGLFLAGNLQPELFERGVMAPDEVWGGELWRLLTANFFHVNFLHVAFNVLWWWTLAFAIEVRFGGARLLLLTLATGVAGSLAELAFVALDYPGSVGLSGAVYGLFCFGYVALRPLGGPFGMLFGVKNAQVFLGWGLLCVVLTVADVLPVANYAHGAGALFGALLGWAWSQHGLRRLAFSGAFAALLALLAFGGLNPRWTSRHQAFLGSRAFDAKDWPAAATHFEAVLERHPDAHWIRANLALVLAQAGRLPEATAAARALPESYLATLQGGNQQIIAWLRSGELEAHPEGRSGVGSPP from the coding sequence ATGCCCCCTGAAGCCCGCCAAGACCCTCCGCCGGGCGCGCCGCCGCCCCGGCACCTGAGCCTCACCGAGCGGGCCCGCCTCGGGCCGGTAACCACCGCGGTGGCCCTCTTCTGCGCGGGCCTCTTCCTGGCAGGGAACCTCCAGCCGGAGCTCTTCGAGCGCGGCGTGATGGCCCCGGACGAGGTCTGGGGTGGGGAGCTCTGGCGCCTCCTCACCGCCAACTTCTTCCACGTGAACTTCCTCCACGTGGCCTTCAACGTCCTGTGGTGGTGGACCCTCGCCTTCGCCATCGAGGTGCGCTTCGGCGGCGCCCGGCTCCTCCTCCTGACCCTGGCCACGGGGGTGGCCGGCTCCCTGGCGGAGCTGGCCTTCGTGGCCCTCGACTATCCCGGCTCGGTGGGGCTCTCGGGGGCGGTCTACGGCCTCTTCTGCTTCGGCTACGTGGCCCTGCGGCCCCTCGGGGGGCCCTTCGGGATGCTCTTCGGGGTGAAGAACGCCCAGGTCTTCCTGGGCTGGGGCCTGCTCTGCGTGGTCCTCACCGTGGCGGACGTGCTGCCGGTCGCCAACTACGCCCACGGCGCCGGGGCGCTCTTCGGGGCCCTCCTGGGCTGGGCCTGGAGCCAGCACGGCCTGCGGCGACTGGCCTTCTCCGGGGCCTTCGCCGCCCTCCTGGCCCTCCTGGCCTTCGGGGGCCTCAACCCCCGCTGGACCTCCCGCCACCAGGCCTTCCTCGGCTCCCGGGCCTTCGACGCGAAGGACTGGCCGGCGGCCGCCACCCACTTCGAGGCGGTGCTGGAGCGCCACCCCGACGCCCACTGGATCCGGGCCAACCTGGCCCTGGTCCTGGCGCAGGCGGGGAGGCTGCCCGAGGCGACGGCGGCGGCCCGGGCCCTGCCCGAGTCCTACCTGGCGACGCTCCAGGGCGGGAACCAGCAGATCATCGCCTGGCTGCGAAGCGGCGAGCTCGAGGCCCACCCGGAGGGGCGATCTGGGGTAGGCTCACCTCCGTGA
- the recG gene encoding ATP-dependent DNA helicase RecG produces the protein MSEALDQALRPLRKALGFAARGAFANADRVGGLEALAEGCLKAAAEAGMETAKVERARGLAAGLDGKHGEVRREAMAALLEALGPESSPQPPPPPQHPPQHPPKPTPKPTPKPAGRVAAKPPARPPSGDVRSLDDGLRGLPGIGPSRAEKLAERGLSTIRDLLHHLPLGYQSCLGSVPIGELEAGSRATVVGEVERAGVRFYRRGRGFEAVVGDGSGRITVRWFRGAKWIEEKLKVGQRVALAGEVRLPGKGRTGRPEMAHPEILDPESLGGDSAAEDERLQPRYSEVPGIPARTLRLAIEAALPSLARLEDPLPPALKARRGLPELADALRALHQPPVDADLSALAEAKTPAHGRLIYDEFLHLQLGLAQKARGLQQEPGQAQVIPDERVEEARRLPPFQLTGAQERVLGEVVADLRRPQPMHRLLQGDVGSGKTVVAGLALWLSVRAGHQGALMAPTELLAEQHGRSLRALLEPAGITVVMLTGQLAAPARREALAAIASGEAQVVVGTHALIQPDVTFRDLATLVVDEQHRFGVAQRRALMEKGQRPDVLVMTATPIPRTLAMTAYGDLDLSILDELPPGRTPVATKVYRAKRIDEVWEVVREQVAQGRQAYVVYPLVETSVALEEVQAATERREHLAAEVFPELQIGLLHGRMAPAEKDAVMAVFSAGRTQILVATTVIEVGIDVPNATVMVVEHAERFGLSQLHQLRGRVGRGAKQSHCLLVAHPQQGQKTRERLAVMERTTDGFVIAEEDLRIRGPGDLLGTRQSGHPDLVYGNLVRDRLILSQARDDAFALIEADPELERAEHRGLKAELERRWHGRLSLGRVG, from the coding sequence GTGAGCGAGGCGCTCGACCAGGCCCTCCGGCCGCTGCGAAAGGCGCTGGGCTTCGCCGCCCGGGGTGCCTTCGCCAACGCCGACCGGGTGGGCGGCCTGGAGGCCCTGGCCGAGGGCTGCCTGAAGGCGGCCGCCGAGGCGGGGATGGAGACCGCGAAGGTGGAGAGGGCTCGCGGGCTGGCAGCGGGGCTCGATGGCAAGCACGGGGAGGTGCGCCGGGAAGCCATGGCCGCCCTCCTGGAAGCGCTGGGGCCAGAGTCCTCACCCCAGCCTCCGCCTCCGCCTCAGCATCCGCCTCAGCATCCGCCGAAACCGACCCCGAAACCGACCCCGAAACCGGCCGGGAGAGTCGCCGCGAAGCCGCCCGCGCGTCCCCCGTCGGGGGACGTGCGCTCTCTCGACGACGGCCTCCGCGGCCTCCCCGGCATCGGCCCCAGCCGGGCCGAGAAGCTGGCCGAGCGGGGCCTCTCCACGATCCGGGATCTGCTCCATCACCTGCCCCTGGGCTACCAGTCCTGCCTGGGCTCGGTGCCCATCGGCGAGCTCGAGGCGGGGAGCCGGGCCACCGTGGTCGGTGAGGTCGAGCGGGCCGGGGTGCGCTTCTACCGCCGCGGCCGCGGCTTCGAGGCCGTGGTCGGGGACGGCAGCGGGCGGATCACCGTGCGCTGGTTCCGGGGCGCCAAGTGGATCGAGGAGAAGCTGAAGGTGGGCCAGCGGGTGGCGCTGGCCGGCGAGGTGCGGTTGCCGGGGAAGGGGAGGACCGGCCGCCCGGAGATGGCCCACCCGGAGATCCTCGATCCCGAGAGCCTGGGCGGGGACAGCGCGGCCGAGGACGAGCGCCTCCAGCCCCGCTACAGCGAGGTGCCGGGGATCCCTGCCCGCACCCTGCGCCTGGCCATCGAGGCCGCGTTGCCCTCCCTCGCGCGCCTCGAGGATCCCTTGCCCCCGGCCCTCAAGGCCCGGCGGGGCCTGCCCGAGCTGGCCGACGCCCTGCGGGCCCTCCACCAGCCGCCGGTGGACGCGGATCTCTCGGCCCTGGCCGAGGCGAAGACCCCGGCCCACGGCCGGCTCATCTACGACGAGTTCCTCCACCTCCAGCTGGGGCTGGCCCAGAAGGCCCGGGGCCTCCAGCAGGAGCCCGGGCAGGCCCAGGTGATCCCCGACGAGCGGGTGGAGGAGGCCCGCCGCCTGCCCCCCTTCCAGCTCACCGGGGCCCAGGAGCGGGTCCTGGGGGAGGTCGTGGCCGATCTGCGCCGGCCCCAGCCCATGCACCGGCTCCTCCAGGGCGACGTGGGCTCGGGCAAGACCGTGGTGGCGGGCCTGGCCCTCTGGCTCTCCGTGAGGGCCGGCCACCAGGGCGCGCTGATGGCCCCCACCGAGCTGCTGGCCGAGCAGCACGGCCGCTCCCTCCGGGCCCTCCTGGAGCCCGCCGGGATCACGGTCGTCATGCTCACCGGCCAGCTGGCGGCGCCCGCCCGGCGGGAGGCCCTGGCCGCCATCGCCAGCGGCGAGGCGCAGGTGGTGGTCGGCACCCACGCCCTGATCCAGCCCGACGTGACCTTCCGGGATCTGGCCACCCTGGTGGTGGACGAGCAGCACCGCTTCGGGGTGGCCCAGCGCCGCGCCCTGATGGAGAAGGGCCAGCGCCCCGACGTGCTGGTCATGACCGCCACCCCCATCCCCCGGACCCTGGCGATGACCGCCTACGGGGATCTCGACCTCTCGATCCTGGACGAGCTGCCCCCGGGCCGGACGCCGGTGGCCACGAAGGTCTACCGGGCGAAGCGGATCGACGAGGTCTGGGAGGTGGTGCGGGAGCAGGTGGCCCAGGGGAGGCAGGCCTACGTGGTCTACCCCCTGGTCGAGACCTCGGTGGCCCTCGAGGAGGTCCAGGCGGCCACCGAGCGGCGGGAGCACCTGGCGGCCGAGGTCTTCCCGGAGCTGCAGATCGGCCTCCTCCACGGCCGGATGGCCCCGGCCGAGAAGGACGCGGTGATGGCCGTCTTCAGCGCCGGCCGGACCCAGATCCTGGTCGCCACCACGGTCATCGAGGTCGGCATCGACGTGCCCAACGCCACGGTGATGGTCGTCGAGCACGCCGAGCGCTTCGGCCTCTCCCAGCTCCATCAGCTGCGCGGCCGGGTCGGGCGGGGGGCGAAGCAGAGCCACTGCCTCCTGGTGGCCCACCCCCAGCAGGGGCAGAAGACCCGGGAGCGGCTGGCGGTGATGGAGCGGACCACCGACGGCTTCGTCATCGCCGAGGAGGACCTGCGCATCCGGGGCCCCGGGGATCTGCTGGGCACCCGCCAGTCCGGGCACCCGGACCTGGTCTACGGGAACCTGGTCCGGGACCGGCTCATCCTCTCCCAGGCCCGGGACGACGCCTTCGCCCTGATCGAGGCCGATCCCGAGCTGGAGCGGGCCGAGCACCGGGGCCTGAAGGCCGAGCTCGAGCGCCGCTGGCACGGCCGCCTCTCCCTCGGGCGGGTCGGCTGA
- the greA gene encoding transcription elongation factor GreA: MSERVPMTTEGHVALKAELKRLKAEDRPAISKEIGIAREHGDLSENAEYHAAKEKQGLIEARISYLEDRLSRAEVIDVSTLSGERIVFGATVKLLDIDSDDELTYTIVGEDETDLDRGRISIASPIARGLIGKRIDDEVTIRTGKGPRSFEILDVAFGEG, translated from the coding sequence ATGTCCGAACGGGTACCGATGACGACGGAGGGCCACGTGGCCCTGAAGGCAGAGCTCAAGCGCCTCAAGGCCGAGGACCGGCCGGCCATCTCCAAGGAGATCGGCATCGCCCGGGAGCACGGCGATCTCTCCGAGAACGCCGAGTACCACGCGGCCAAGGAGAAGCAGGGGCTGATCGAGGCCCGGATCTCCTACCTCGAGGACCGGCTCTCCCGGGCCGAGGTGATCGACGTGAGCACCCTCTCCGGGGAGCGCATCGTCTTCGGCGCCACGGTGAAGCTCCTCGACATCGACTCCGACGACGAGCTCACCTACACCATCGTCGGCGAGGACGAGACCGACCTCGACCGGGGACGGATCTCCATCGCCTCGCCGATCGCCCGGGGCCTCATCGGCAAGCGGATCGACGACGAGGTCACCATCCGCACCGGGAAGGGGCCCCGGAGCTTCGAGATCCTCGACGTCGCCTTCGGCGAGGGCTGA